The Nocardia bhagyanarayanae region GCTGCTCGACGTCGCCGATATCACCGCCGCCATGAGCGTGGAGGCGCTGCTCGGCACCGATCGCGTCTTCGCGGGCGACCTGCAAGCCCTGCGCCCTCATCCGGGTCAGGCGTACGCGGCGGCCCGCATGCGAGCCGCGCTCGCCGGTTCCGAGATCGTGGCCAGTCACCGCGAATGCCATCGGGTGCAGGACGCCTATTCGCTGCGCTGTGCGCCGCAGGTGCACGGCGCGGCCCGCGACACCGTCGCGCACGCGGAGACGGTGGCCGACCGTGAGCTCGCCGCCACCATCGACAATCCCGTCGTACTGGCCGACGGCCGCCTGGAATCCAACGGCAATTTCCACGGCGCGCCCCTGGCCTACGTGCTCGACTTCCTGGCCATTCCGATCGCCGACGTCGCGAGCATGGCCGAACGCCGGACCGATCGCATGCTGGATGTCGCTCGCTCCCACGGACTTCCGGCGTTCCTCGCCGCGGATCCCGGCATCGACTCCGGGCACATGATCGCCCAGTACACCCAGGCGGCCGTGGTCGCCGAACTGAAGCGGATCGCGGTCCCCGCCTCGGTGGATTCCATTCCGAGCAGCGCCATGCAGGAGGACCACGTGTCGATGGGCTGGTCGGCCGCGCGCAAATTGCGCACCGCGGTGAACGGGCTGACCACCGTCCTCGCCGTCGAGTACCTAACCGCGGCCCGCGCCCTCGATCTGCGCGCCCCGCTGCGTCCTGCGCCCGCCACCGCCGCCGCGGTCGCGCTGTTGCGCACCAAGGTCGAGGGGCCGGGCCCGGACCGGCATATGGCCCCCGAGATCGCGGCCGCCGCGGACCTGATCCGCGACGGTGCGCTGCTGCGGGCGGTCGCCCCGCAGGTGGCCGAGGACCCGGCGTCCGGCGAGCGGAGACAGCGATGACAACCGAGCACCCGACCGTGCGCGCGGCGCGCGGCACCCGCCTGACGGCCCGCATGTGGCAGACCGAGGCCGCGCTGCGGATGCTGCACAACAACCTGGACCCCGAGGTCGCCGAGCGCCCCCAGGACCTGGTCGTCTACGGCGGCACCGGGAAAGCGGCCAGGGACTGGGCCAGTTTCGACGCCATCACCCGCACCCTGACCACCCTCGCGCCCGACGAGACACTGCTGGTCCAGTCGGGCAAGCCGGTCGGTGTGCTGCGCACCCACGAGTGGGCGCCCCGGGTGCTGATCGCCAACTCGAACCTGGTCGGGGAGTGGGCGACGTGGCCGGAATTCCGCAGGCTCGAGGCGCTGGGGCTGACCATGTACGGGCAGATGACGGCCGGTTCCTGGATCTACATCGGTACCCAGGGCATCTTGCAGGGCACCTACGAAACCTTCGCCGCCATCGCCGACAAGCGGTTCGGCGGCACTCTCGCGGGCACCCTGACACTCAGCGCGGGTCTCGGCGGCATGGGCGGCGCGCAACCGCTGGCGGTCACCATGAACGGTGGGGCGGCGTTGATCGTCGAATGCGATCCGGCGCGGGCCCGGCGGCGGCTGAAAGACCGCTACCTGGACGAGATCGCCGACGATGTCGACGACGCCATCCGCCGCGTGACGGCCGCGCGGTCGCAGCGGAAAGCGTTGTCGGTCGGGCTGATCGGCAATGCGGCCGAGGTGCTGCCGCGACTGGCCGCCGCGGATCTGCCCGCGGACATCGTCACCGACCAGACCTCGGCGCACGATCCGCTGTCCTACCTGCCCCGC contains the following coding sequences:
- the hutH gene encoding histidine ammonia-lyase; amino-acid sequence: MPDIAQQPNVEIDGPLTRAQVVAVARGGARVSLSAAAERRLIAARQHVDALAEASTATYGVSTGFGALAIRHIPPSRRAALQRSLIRSHAAGAGDAVEREVVRAQMVLRLRTLASGYTGAHPETAHALTALLNAGITPVVHEFGSLGCSGDLAPLAAVALALMGEGTVTDAGGNVVDAEKALHDNGITPVILAEKEGLALTNGTDGMLGMLVLALTDLHRLLDVADITAAMSVEALLGTDRVFAGDLQALRPHPGQAYAAARMRAALAGSEIVASHRECHRVQDAYSLRCAPQVHGAARDTVAHAETVADRELAATIDNPVVLADGRLESNGNFHGAPLAYVLDFLAIPIADVASMAERRTDRMLDVARSHGLPAFLAADPGIDSGHMIAQYTQAAVVAELKRIAVPASVDSIPSSAMQEDHVSMGWSAARKLRTAVNGLTTVLAVEYLTAARALDLRAPLRPAPATAAAVALLRTKVEGPGPDRHMAPEIAAAADLIRDGALLRAVAPQVAEDPASGERRQR